One part of the Phoenix dactylifera cultivar Barhee BC4 chromosome 4, palm_55x_up_171113_PBpolish2nd_filt_p, whole genome shotgun sequence genome encodes these proteins:
- the LOC103706883 gene encoding protein DOG1-like 3: MDSRFHSCFEEWVREQESDLNELQEVMQSERRENDAQLRELVEKSMRHYKEYSDKRRLLAREDGPTIFCPPWCTAFENSFLWLGGCRPTLSIRLLYAISGYELEAHLDDLLAPGGAAASIRRGLVGLSPAQLTTVNDLHCQTLKEEDRLSSKMATLQEDVADKPLLPIATDRASRRAERAEGNGGHGVVEAAMNVYAEKLAGMVEEADMLRVATLRTLVVEILTPLQAVELLVAAKQLHLSVRQWGQRRDLHRRQRG; the protein is encoded by the coding sequence ATGGACAGTCGGTTTCATTCTTGCTTCGAGGAGTGGGTCCGAGAGCAGGAGTCGGACCTGAATGAGCTGCAGGAGGTCATGCAAAGCGAGAGAAGGGAGAATGATGCACAGCTGAGGGAGTTGGTGGAGAAGAGCATGAGGCACTACAAGGAGTACTCCGACAAGCGGCGCCTGCTGGCGAGGGAGGACGGGCCTACCATCTTCTGCCCGCCGTGGTGCACCGCCTTCGAGAATTCCTTCCTCTGGCTCGGCGGCTGCCGCCCAACCCTGTCCATCCGCCTCCTCTACGCCATCTCCGGCTACGAGCTCGAGGCCCACCTCGACGACCTCCTCGCCCCCGGCGGCGCCGCCGCCTCCATCCGGAGAGGCCTGGTGGGTCTCTCCCCAGCCCAGCTGACCACGGTCAACGACCTCCATTGCCAAACTTTGAAGGAAGAGGACAGGCTGTCCTCCAAGATGGCCACGCTGCAGGAGGACGTGGCGGACAAGCCGCTGCTGCCCATCGCGACGGATCGAGCAAGCAGGAGAGCGGAGAGGGCCGAAGGGAACGGAGGGCACGGGGTGGTAGAGGCGGCGATGAATGTGTACGCAGAGAAGCTGGCGGGGATGGTGGAGGAGGCGGACATGCTGAGGGTGGCGACTCTGAGGACTCTGGTGGTGGAGATACTGACCCCGCTGCAGGCTGTGGAGCTCCTGGTGGCAGCGAAGCAGCTCCACCTCTCCGTTCGCCAGTGGGGCCAGCGGAGGGACCTCCACCGCCGCCAACGAGGCTGA
- the LOC120110621 gene encoding uncharacterized protein LOC120110621 produces the protein MRILAWNCRGAAKPAFMSSFRRLVQIHSPEICLLYETRLSGSGLDRVVRRFEVDWESYVVESQGLSGGIVALWKRGGATVDVFHNCSQQVLMIISAPNTAPWVLSGVYASTDHRTRRVLWDELTHLIAQGFPTAIVGDFNCILEGSEKRGGRAFTDTVDRREFRDFLSRNGLVDLGFSGPQFTWCNNQSGQARVWERLDRAIASTDWLTRFPSYRVSHLPRIASDHCPLLISTVSGSSHQCLFRFEKVWLSLPQSWDIVRGAWSLPVRGDPMQRVSRNLELTKRRLWRWNREVVGDIFRKLEGVEAAIADHQSREDQMGALPEADMVSLRGLLATHHSILRQHEIF, from the coding sequence ATGAGGATTCTTGCGTGGAATTGTAGAGGGGCGGCTAAGCCGGCCTTCATGTCTTCCTTTAGGCGGTTGGTTCAGATCCATAGTCCAGAGATCTGCCTTCTCTATGAAACACGACTATCCGGTAGTGGACTGGATCGTGTAGTACGCCGGTTTGAGGTCGACTGGGAGTCATATGTAGTTGAGTCCCAGGGGCTGTCCGGGGGTATTGTGGCTCTGTGGAAGCGGGGTGGGGCTACAGTCGATGTATTCCATAACTGTTCCCAACAGGTCCTGATGATTATTTCGGCACCTAACACCGCACCATGGGTCCTGAGTGGTGTGTATGCTAGCACTGACCATCGGACCAGGAGGGTCCTGTGGGATGAGCTCACCCACTTAATAGCTCAAGGTTTTCCAACGGCGATAGTGGGTGATTTTAATTGTATCTTGGAGGGGAGTGAGAAACGTGGAGGTAGGGCTTTTACTGACACTGTGGATAGGAGGGAGTTTCGAGACTTTCTCTCGCGAAACGGCCTAGTGGATCTAGGATTCTCTGGCCCGCAATTTACTTGGTGTAATAACCAGTCCGGTCAAGCCAGGGTGTGGGAGCGGCTCGATAGGGCTATTGCTTCCACTGACTGGCTTACCAGATTTCCTTCCTACAGGGTTAGTCATCTACCCCGGATTGCTTCGGACCACTGTCCTTTGTTGATTTCGACTGTATCTGGTTCTTCTCACCAGTGCCTCTTCCGCTTCGAGAAGGTTTGGTTGTCTCTCCCTCAATCCTGGGACATTGTCCGAGGAGCTTGGAGTCTGCCGGTTCGTGGTGACCCCATGCAGAGGGTTTCACGTAATTTGGAATTGACTAAGCGTCGGCTATGGCGTTGGAACCGTGAGGTAGTGGGGGATATCTTTAGAAAGTTGGAGGGGGTGGAGGCTGCGATTGCCGACCACCAAAGTAGAGAAGACCAGATGGGTGCGCTCCCCGAGGCCGATATGGTCAGCCTTCGGGGACTCCTCGCCACTCACCACTCGATCTTGCGGCAACATGAGATCTTCTAG